The following proteins come from a genomic window of Corallococcus sp. NCRR:
- a CDS encoding OmpA family protein, with protein MRRISLWAGLALAVAVLTGCPPTYPKCNNDEQCQEKGEVCVQGQCQECATDANCREGFTCQANKCAPKPPECTTDTACGTGRICEAGKCAEAQCKDDSACNGGKCQAGRCQAPKDTCSASTDCGEGQECQSGKCVTADASSKCDYSPVPFGFNESTLDSGAQSRLGELAACIKASQGKITLGGHADERGTEEYNLQLSNRRAAAVKRYLVDLGVPSNRLSTVGYGETRPVSNAATEEGWAENRRVEFQR; from the coding sequence ATGCGTCGGATTTCGCTTTGGGCCGGGTTGGCCCTCGCCGTGGCCGTGCTGACCGGGTGCCCGCCCACCTACCCCAAGTGCAACAACGACGAGCAGTGCCAGGAGAAGGGCGAGGTCTGCGTCCAGGGCCAGTGCCAGGAGTGCGCGACGGACGCGAACTGCCGTGAGGGCTTCACGTGCCAGGCGAACAAGTGCGCGCCCAAGCCTCCGGAGTGCACCACGGACACGGCCTGTGGCACCGGCCGCATCTGCGAGGCCGGCAAGTGCGCCGAGGCCCAGTGCAAGGACGACTCCGCGTGCAACGGTGGCAAGTGCCAGGCCGGCCGCTGCCAGGCCCCCAAGGACACCTGCTCCGCCAGCACCGACTGCGGTGAGGGCCAGGAGTGCCAGTCCGGCAAGTGCGTGACGGCGGACGCCAGCTCCAAGTGCGACTACTCGCCGGTGCCCTTCGGCTTCAACGAGTCCACCCTGGACTCCGGCGCGCAGTCGCGCCTGGGCGAGCTGGCGGCCTGCATCAAGGCCAGCCAGGGCAAGATCACCCTGGGCGGCCACGCGGACGAGCGCGGCACGGAGGAGTACAACCTCCAGCTGTCCAACCGCCGCGCCGCGGCCGTGAAGCGCTACCTGGTCGACCTGGGCGTGCCGTCCAACCGGCTGTCCACGGTGGGCTATGGTGAGACCCGCCCGGTGTCCAACGCGGCCACCGAGGAAGGCTGGGCGGAGAACCGCCGCGTGGAGTTCCAGCGCTAG
- a CDS encoding sigma-54-dependent transcriptional regulator: MPAAVLIVDDEKNILLTLSQSLQLAGYRTELASSGQVALDVVSARPVDAVLMDVKMPDMDGLTVLARLTELKPDLPVIMMSGHGTIDTAVKATQLGARDFLEKPLARDRLLVALRNALKHQAAMEELQELRAELGRFDMVGGGPAMQRIFSLIQRTAPSEGRVLITGENGTGKELIARALHQNSRRKGGPFVKLNCAAVPHDLIESELFGHEKGAFTGAVSVRRGKFELAHEGTLFLDEIGDMPAAMQSKLLRVLQEGELERVGGAETLKVDVRVIAATNKNLEKEIAAGRFREDLYYRINVVQIHSPPLRERREDLPDLIDTFLREACAKNGRRPLALSPDALAVMSAYDYPGNVRELRNLVERLAILCEGPVVSRTDALELLPRGRPLPPMPEPTVGGDAPPVAAPAQAAPAAGPASEPVTANPGGWRPRVDQTFREQVEDAEREIIQRVLAHTHDNVTEAARILDLERGHFYKKMKALGLRRGQSES; the protein is encoded by the coding sequence ATGCCCGCTGCGGTCCTGATTGTTGATGACGAAAAGAACATCCTCCTCACCCTGAGCCAGTCGTTGCAGCTGGCCGGCTACCGCACCGAGCTGGCCAGCAGCGGTCAGGTGGCGCTGGACGTGGTGAGCGCGCGGCCGGTGGATGCCGTGTTGATGGACGTGAAGATGCCGGACATGGACGGCCTCACGGTGCTGGCGCGGCTCACGGAGCTCAAGCCGGACCTGCCCGTCATCATGATGTCCGGCCACGGCACCATCGACACGGCGGTGAAGGCGACGCAGCTGGGGGCGCGCGACTTCCTGGAGAAGCCGCTGGCGCGCGACCGGCTGCTGGTGGCGCTGCGCAACGCGCTCAAGCACCAGGCGGCGATGGAGGAGTTGCAGGAGCTGCGCGCGGAGCTGGGCCGCTTCGACATGGTGGGCGGCGGGCCCGCCATGCAGCGCATCTTCTCCCTCATCCAGCGAACAGCGCCCAGCGAGGGGCGCGTGCTGATCACCGGTGAGAACGGCACCGGCAAGGAGCTCATCGCGCGGGCGCTGCACCAGAACTCCCGGCGCAAGGGCGGGCCGTTCGTGAAGCTCAACTGCGCCGCGGTGCCGCACGACCTCATCGAGAGCGAGCTGTTCGGCCACGAGAAGGGCGCCTTCACCGGCGCGGTGAGCGTGCGGCGCGGCAAGTTCGAGCTGGCGCACGAGGGCACCCTCTTCCTGGACGAGATTGGCGACATGCCGGCCGCCATGCAGTCGAAGCTCCTGCGCGTGCTCCAGGAGGGCGAGCTGGAGCGCGTGGGCGGCGCGGAGACGCTCAAGGTGGACGTGCGCGTCATCGCCGCGACGAACAAAAATCTGGAGAAGGAGATCGCCGCGGGGAGATTCCGCGAGGACCTCTACTACCGGATCAACGTCGTGCAGATTCACTCGCCGCCGCTGCGCGAGCGCCGTGAGGACCTGCCGGACCTCATCGACACGTTCCTGCGCGAGGCGTGCGCGAAGAACGGGCGGCGGCCCCTGGCCCTGTCGCCGGACGCGCTCGCGGTGATGAGCGCGTACGACTATCCGGGCAACGTGCGCGAGCTGCGCAACCTGGTGGAGCGGCTGGCCATCCTCTGCGAGGGGCCGGTCGTCTCGCGCACGGACGCGCTGGAGCTGCTGCCCCGGGGCCGTCCCCTGCCCCCCATGCCCGAGCCCACCGTGGGCGGGGATGCGCCCCCTGTCGCGGCGCCCGCCCAGGCCGCGCCCGCCGCCGGGCCCGCCTCCGAGCCTGTCACCGCGAACCCGGGCGGCTGGAGGCCTCGCGTGGACCAGACCTTCCGCGAGCAGGTGGAGGACGCGGAGCGGGAGATCATCCAGCGGGTGCTCGCCCACACGCACGACAACGTGACGGAGGCGGCGCGGATCCTCGACCTGGAGCGCGGGCACTTTTATAAAAAAATGAAGGCCCTGGGCCTGCGGCGCGGACAGTCCGAGTCCTAG
- a CDS encoding chemotaxis protein CheW, with translation MAALESETRQSYLVFACGSSWYAVPAEAAAEVVTFPELTRVPGSPPHLLGVFAHRGEVIPVVDMSLLVGGVSAGSRRAVLVRLARGTLALTASSVAGVSALMGPLEPLGPSGVHVHLRGPVKSGSRDVAVIDPEGLFDHLSQGG, from the coding sequence ATGGCCGCCCTAGAGTCGGAAACACGCCAGTCCTACCTGGTCTTCGCGTGTGGAAGCAGTTGGTACGCGGTGCCCGCGGAAGCCGCGGCGGAGGTCGTCACCTTCCCCGAGCTGACGCGGGTACCGGGTTCCCCGCCCCACCTGCTGGGCGTGTTCGCGCACCGGGGGGAAGTCATCCCCGTCGTGGACATGAGCCTGCTGGTGGGCGGGGTTTCCGCCGGGTCCCGTCGCGCCGTCCTGGTGCGCCTGGCCCGGGGAACGCTGGCCCTCACGGCCAGCAGCGTCGCCGGTGTGTCCGCGCTGATGGGACCGCTGGAGCCCCTGGGCCCCTCGGGTGTGCACGTCCACCTGCGCGGCCCCGTGAAGAGCGGCTCGCGCGACGTGGCCGTCATCGACCCGGAAGGCCTCTTCGACCACCTCAGCCAGGGCGGCTAG
- a CDS encoding protein CrdC yields MLPAGRVEGTLLCHVGPHRIAFEAGEVASIAAPDAGTVSAHRAFLGAGGAQRVLVTATGDTVGVDGLEIDSEVLSVLPPSPVVAGASGGSLRGFVLTRGVLWPLLSLDAFQRYLRGLDGEGG; encoded by the coding sequence ATGCTTCCCGCGGGCCGGGTCGAGGGGACGCTCCTGTGCCACGTGGGGCCGCACCGCATCGCCTTCGAGGCGGGCGAGGTGGCCTCCATCGCCGCGCCGGACGCGGGCACCGTGTCCGCCCACCGGGCCTTCCTGGGGGCCGGGGGCGCCCAGCGCGTGCTGGTGACGGCCACCGGGGACACGGTGGGGGTGGACGGGCTGGAGATCGACTCGGAGGTGCTGTCCGTGCTGCCGCCCTCGCCGGTGGTGGCGGGGGCCTCCGGAGGCAGCCTGCGCGGCTTCGTGCTCACGCGCGGCGTGCTCTGGCCGCTGCTCAGCCTGGATGCCTTCCAGCGCTACCTGCGCGGGCTGGACGGGGAGGGCGGATGA
- a CDS encoding methyl-accepting chemotaxis protein: protein MIAPRELRALGRWTTRPRIPGSCLGVGIAFLHIHLSHTLPEAGRTPLTWLMFCALVLFISVGYARDTRALRTLFALGEGRLPATSEHLLVAVQEVAAIPGRSFWFVMQGWLGGTLTVALAFPTLADVPWTEGVRVMVLGMSIGPLSAMLTYLMVVRRARATLDRLVSLGPAPLEVLAALPPRRMHIRRRLVVFTAIAVLSPSLFILDVAFTRTVTVVDALTQATTPEARKEVMARVRDGDGPPLGLIAGLVTLLILGTAALAGTALSEPLRAITEDATRIARGEVRPPRVIHAEDEVWATSAAFTQMQVQLVQALSQLKRAGIQISSTTEQLVATSTEQEVGADEQAGALNATSATTEELARSAQQIADNAESVSAIAETTFGAAQSGQRGATAFLGAMQRMKEDNEAIAEAVVRLNKRVQQIGKVVEFINEIADKSDLLALNAELEGTKAGEVGRGFSLVAAEMRRLAENVIRSTKEIEGLIGEIRDATNGAVMATEAGLKTTELGTLLAAQVDDSLSLILELARQTSHAVRSISLATLQQQTGTDQLAAAMGDILRVTEQNAAATKQMVAANADLSALAADLQHVVQRFHVEPAGGESAGASGTPGATGGV from the coding sequence ATGATCGCCCCGCGGGAGCTCCGCGCCCTGGGGCGCTGGACGACGCGGCCCCGCATCCCGGGCAGCTGCCTGGGCGTGGGCATCGCGTTCCTCCACATCCACCTGTCGCACACGCTGCCGGAGGCCGGGCGCACGCCGCTGACGTGGCTGATGTTCTGCGCGCTCGTGCTGTTCATCAGCGTGGGCTACGCGCGCGACACCCGGGCCCTGCGCACGCTCTTCGCGCTGGGCGAGGGGCGGCTGCCCGCCACGTCGGAGCACCTGCTGGTGGCGGTCCAGGAGGTGGCGGCCATCCCCGGCCGCAGCTTCTGGTTCGTGATGCAGGGCTGGCTGGGCGGCACGCTGACGGTGGCCCTGGCCTTCCCGACCCTGGCGGACGTGCCGTGGACGGAAGGGGTGCGGGTGATGGTGCTGGGGATGTCCATTGGCCCCCTGAGCGCCATGCTCACCTACCTGATGGTGGTGCGCCGCGCGCGGGCCACGCTGGACCGGCTGGTGTCGCTGGGGCCGGCGCCGCTGGAGGTGCTGGCCGCGCTGCCGCCCCGGCGCATGCACATCCGCCGCCGGCTGGTGGTCTTCACCGCCATCGCGGTGCTGAGCCCGTCGCTCTTCATCCTGGACGTGGCCTTCACGCGCACGGTGACGGTGGTGGATGCGTTGACGCAGGCCACCACGCCGGAGGCGCGCAAGGAGGTGATGGCGCGGGTGCGCGACGGAGACGGGCCGCCCCTGGGGCTCATCGCGGGGCTCGTCACGCTGCTGATTCTGGGCACCGCGGCGCTCGCGGGCACGGCGCTGTCGGAGCCCCTGCGCGCCATCACCGAGGACGCGACGCGCATCGCGCGCGGGGAGGTGCGGCCCCCGCGCGTCATCCACGCGGAGGACGAGGTGTGGGCCACCTCCGCGGCCTTCACCCAGATGCAGGTGCAGCTGGTGCAGGCCCTGTCGCAGCTCAAGCGGGCGGGCATCCAGATCTCCTCCACCACCGAGCAGCTGGTGGCCACCAGCACGGAGCAGGAGGTGGGCGCGGACGAGCAGGCCGGAGCGCTCAACGCCACCAGCGCCACCACGGAGGAGCTGGCCCGGTCCGCGCAGCAGATCGCCGACAACGCGGAGTCCGTGTCCGCCATCGCGGAGACGACCTTCGGCGCGGCGCAGTCCGGCCAGCGCGGCGCCACCGCCTTCCTGGGCGCCATGCAGCGCATGAAGGAGGACAACGAGGCCATCGCGGAGGCGGTGGTGCGCCTCAACAAGCGCGTGCAGCAGATTGGCAAGGTGGTGGAGTTCATCAACGAGATCGCCGACAAGTCGGACCTGCTGGCGCTCAACGCGGAGCTGGAGGGCACGAAGGCGGGCGAGGTGGGGCGGGGCTTCTCGCTGGTGGCGGCGGAGATGCGAAGGCTGGCGGAGAACGTCATCCGCTCCACGAAGGAGATTGAAGGCCTCATCGGGGAGATCCGCGACGCGACCAACGGCGCGGTGATGGCCACGGAGGCGGGCCTGAAGACGACGGAGCTGGGCACGCTGCTGGCGGCGCAGGTGGACGACAGCCTGAGCCTCATCCTGGAGCTGGCGCGGCAGACGTCGCACGCGGTGCGCAGCATCTCGCTGGCGACGCTGCAGCAGCAGACGGGCACGGATCAGCTCGCGGCGGCCATGGGGGACATCCTGCGCGTCACCGAGCAGAACGCCGCGGCCACCAAGCAGATGGTGGCGGCCAACGCGGACCTGTCCGCGCTGGCGGCGGACCTGCAGCACGTGGTGCAGCGCTTCCATGTCGAGCCGGCTGGCGGCGAGTCGGCTGGAGCTTCTGGCACGCCTGGCGCGACGGGAGGCGTGTGA
- a CDS encoding GIY-YIG nuclease family protein, translated as MASGDDSRAARSERKRAYKEAEVPMGIYAIRCHANGKLFVGHALNLTAMFNRIRFEFAQRMHRVPELQADWERHGEAAFSFEVLDRLKPREEPGGPPPVEELKVLEEMWLERLKPYGDAGYNTPPRT; from the coding sequence ATGGCGTCCGGTGACGACTCGCGCGCGGCCCGCTCGGAGCGCAAGCGCGCCTACAAGGAAGCGGAGGTGCCCATGGGCATCTACGCCATCCGCTGCCACGCCAACGGCAAGCTGTTCGTGGGCCACGCCCTCAACCTGACCGCGATGTTCAACCGCATCCGGTTCGAGTTCGCCCAGCGCATGCACCGCGTCCCCGAGCTGCAGGCGGACTGGGAGCGCCACGGCGAAGCGGCCTTCTCCTTCGAGGTGCTGGACCGGCTCAAGCCCCGCGAGGAGCCCGGCGGGCCTCCGCCCGTGGAGGAGCTGAAGGTGCTGGAGGAGATGTGGCTGGAGCGCCTGAAGCCCTACGGCGACGCCGGCTACAACACGCCGCCCAGGACCTGA
- a CDS encoding methyl-accepting chemotaxis protein has product MDHSSRSDSRRAAFSQQLMFPVPLANLVGSTLGLHFASLVVGDELPRKELGTLVALVVGVSALHMLLGVGVSLRRFPRLRALERGALPPTLEHLSKAVGEVSRAPGEAFFRSLGLWALTTGVVAMALGSAMHLPWKVTLRVAGLGALFGPLTSLLVYGLVTLRARRGVLWVAEQGLTHAQVIAALPRRSRIGARLVAFTAICVVTPAVMCAQVVTALTERLFHRLVEADSPVAQGLLVDAFTSSALLCAVVFGLALATAYLGGTLLGRPMRELSGEARRIAAGDLASPRLVPAEDEVWAVSAAFTTMRTHLADVLAELQRAGSQISATTEEILSTSGRYEAGAAEQASSLDETSATTEELARSAKQIAENASSVAEIAQRTLAAAQGGQRSAESFLGAMSRMRQDNQAIGSAVGRLDKRVQQIGKIVEFINGVADKSDLLALNAELEGTKAGEVGRGFSLVAAEMRRLAENVLESTKEIEGLIEEVREASAAAVTVTGGGVRAVETGTGLAEQVSESLRQIVDLAGRTSDAVRIISRSTQQQQAGTDQLAETMADILRITQQSLNATKQVGAANGDLLGLAQDLRGVVERFQIHQATLRKGGGG; this is encoded by the coding sequence ATGGACCACTCCTCACGCTCGGACTCCCGGCGGGCCGCCTTCAGCCAGCAGCTGATGTTCCCCGTGCCGCTGGCGAACCTGGTGGGCTCCACGCTGGGGCTGCACTTCGCGTCGCTCGTGGTGGGCGATGAGCTGCCCCGGAAGGAGCTGGGAACGCTCGTCGCCCTGGTGGTGGGCGTGAGCGCGCTGCACATGCTGCTGGGGGTGGGTGTGTCCCTGCGCCGCTTCCCCCGGCTGCGGGCCCTGGAGCGCGGAGCGCTGCCGCCCACGCTGGAGCACCTGTCGAAGGCGGTGGGGGAGGTTTCGCGCGCGCCGGGCGAGGCGTTCTTCCGCTCGCTGGGGTTGTGGGCGCTGACCACGGGTGTGGTGGCGATGGCGCTCGGGTCGGCCATGCACCTGCCGTGGAAGGTCACCCTGCGCGTCGCGGGGCTGGGGGCGCTGTTCGGCCCGCTCACGTCGCTGCTCGTGTACGGGCTCGTCACGTTGAGGGCGCGGCGCGGCGTGCTGTGGGTGGCGGAGCAGGGGCTGACGCACGCGCAGGTCATCGCCGCGCTGCCCCGGCGCTCGCGCATCGGCGCGCGGCTGGTGGCCTTCACCGCCATCTGCGTGGTGACGCCCGCGGTGATGTGCGCGCAGGTCGTCACGGCGCTGACGGAGCGGCTCTTCCACCGGCTGGTGGAGGCGGACAGCCCGGTCGCGCAGGGCTTGCTGGTGGACGCGTTCACGTCCAGCGCGCTCTTGTGCGCGGTGGTGTTCGGCCTGGCGCTGGCCACGGCGTACCTGGGCGGCACGCTGCTGGGGCGGCCCATGCGGGAGTTGTCCGGGGAGGCGCGCCGCATCGCGGCGGGGGACCTGGCCAGCCCCCGGCTGGTGCCCGCGGAGGACGAGGTGTGGGCGGTGTCCGCGGCCTTCACCACGATGCGCACGCACCTGGCGGACGTGCTCGCGGAGCTGCAGCGCGCGGGCTCGCAGATTTCGGCCACCACGGAGGAGATCTTGAGCACCTCCGGGCGCTACGAGGCGGGCGCCGCGGAGCAGGCCAGCAGCCTGGACGAGACGAGCGCCACCACGGAGGAGCTGGCGCGCTCGGCGAAGCAGATCGCCGAGAACGCGAGTTCGGTGGCGGAGATCGCCCAGCGCACGCTGGCGGCGGCGCAAGGGGGGCAGCGCAGCGCGGAGTCCTTCCTGGGGGCCATGTCGCGCATGCGCCAGGACAACCAGGCCATCGGCTCGGCGGTGGGGCGGCTGGACAAGCGCGTGCAGCAGATCGGGAAGATCGTCGAGTTCATCAACGGCGTCGCGGACAAGTCGGACCTGCTGGCGCTCAACGCGGAGCTGGAGGGCACGAAGGCGGGCGAGGTGGGGCGGGGCTTCTCGCTGGTGGCGGCGGAGATGCGAAGGCTCGCGGAGAACGTGCTGGAGTCCACGAAGGAGATTGAGGGGCTGATTGAAGAGGTGCGCGAGGCCTCCGCCGCCGCGGTGACGGTGACGGGCGGCGGCGTGCGCGCGGTGGAGACGGGGACGGGGCTGGCGGAGCAGGTGTCCGAGTCGCTTCGCCAGATTGTCGACCTGGCGGGGCGGACGTCGGACGCGGTGCGGATCATCTCCCGGTCCACGCAGCAGCAGCAGGCGGGCACGGATCAGCTCGCGGAGACGATGGCGGACATCCTGCGCATCACCCAGCAGAGCCTCAACGCGACGAAGCAGGTGGGCGCGGCGAACGGGGACCTGTTGGGGCTGGCGCAGGACCTGCGCGGCGTGGTGGAGCGCTTCCAGATCCACCAGGCGACCCTGCGCAAGGGGGGCGGCGGGTGA